A single Pan troglodytes isolate AG18354 chromosome X, NHGRI_mPanTro3-v2.0_pri, whole genome shotgun sequence DNA region contains:
- the PWWP3B gene encoding PWWP domain-containing DNA repair factor 3B, whose amino-acid sequence MESEYVLCNWKDQLWPAKVLSRSETSTNSKRKKAFSLEVQILSLDEKIKLDSTETKILNKSQIEAIAASLGLQSEDSAPPTEETAYGRSLKVALGILNERTNLSQASTSDEEEITMQSQNVPQKQSDSPPHKKYRQDEGDLPGCLEERENSACLLASSESDDSLYDDKSQAPTMVDTIPSEVETKSLQNSSWCETFPSLSEDNDEKENKNKIVISAVMSVHSAVKEESACVKDEKFAPPLSPLSSDILIMPKALKEESQDTCPETLAVPSECSAFSENIEDPGEGPSNPCLDTSQNQPSMESEMGAAACPGSCSRECEVSFSASNPVWDYSHLMSSERNFQRLDFEELEEEGQASDKSLLPSRINLSLLDDDEEDEELPRFILHYETRPFETGMIVWFKYQKYPFWPAVIKSIRRKERKASVLFVEANMNSEKKGIRVNFRRLKKFDCKEKQMLVDKAREDYSESIDWCISLICDYRVRIGCGSFTGSLLEYYAADISYPVRKETKQDTFRNKFPKLHNEDAREPMAVTSQTKKMSFQKILPDRMKAARDRANKNLVDFIVNAKGTENHLLAIINGTKGSRWLKSFLNANRFTPCIETYFEDEDQLDEVVKYLQEVCNQVDQIMPTWIKDDKIKFILEVLLPEAIICSISAVDGLDYEAAEAKYLKGPCLGYRERELFDAKIIYEKRRKAPTNEAH is encoded by the coding sequence ATGGAGTCTGAGTATGTCCTATGCAACTGGAAAGACCAGTTATGGCCAGCAAAAGTTTTGTCCAGATCTGAAACTTCAACAAACAGTAAGAGGAAAAAGGCATTTTCTCTAGAAGTTCAAATACTCTCACtagatgaaaaaattaaattggacAGCACAGAAACAAAGATCCTAAATAAATCTCAAATTGAAGCCATTGCTGCCTCATTAGGACTACAGTCAGAGGACAGTGCTCCACCTACAGAGGAAACTGCCTATGGAAGATCACTAAAAGTGGCACTGGGTATTCTGAATGAGAGAACAAATTTGAGTCAAGCAAGCACTTCAGATGAAGAGGAGATCACTATGCAGTCTCAAAATGTACCACAAAAACAGTCCGATTCACCCCCTCATAAAAAATACCGGCAGGATGAAGGTGACTTACCAGGGTGTCTTGAGGAAAGGGAAAACTCAGCATGCTTGTTAGCATCTTCAGAGAGTGATGATTCCCTGTATGATGATAAATCACAAGCACCCACAATGGTCGATACTATTCCAAGTGAAGTGGAAACAAAGTCATTACAAAACTCTAGCTGGTGCGAGACTTTCCCTTCACTTTCAGAAGATAATGATGAAAAAGAGAACAAGAATAAGATTGTTATCTCAGCAGTTATGTCTGTGCATTCTGCAGTCAAAGAGGAAAGTGCATGTGTTAAAGATGAAAAGTTTGCTCCACCTttgtcacctttgtcatcagATATCCTCATTATGCCCAAAGCTTTGAAAGAAGAGAGCCAGGATACCTGCCCAGAGACCCTGGCTGTTCCCTCTGAATGCTCTGCTTTCTCAGAGAATATTGAGGATCCTGGAGAGGGTCCCTCAAATCCATGCTTAGATACCAGCCAGAATCAACCTTCCATGGAATCAGAGATGGGGGCTGCAGCATGCCCTGGGAGTTGTTCAAGGGAATGCGAGGTTTCATTTAGTGCCTCTAACCCTGTCTGGGATTATTCACATCTTATGAGTAGTGAAAGAAATTTTCAGAGACTGGATTTTGAAGAACTTGAGGAAGAAGGTCAAGCCTCTGACAAGTCATTGCTTCCAAGTCGCATTAATCTTTCTCTATTAGATGATGATGAGGAAGACGAAGAACTTCCACGCTTCATTTTACATTATGAGACACGTCCGTTTGAAACAGGAATGATAGTCTGGTTTAAATATCAGAAATATCCATTTTGGCCAGCAGTGATAAAAAGTATCAGACGAAAAGAGAGGAAAGCAAGTGTGCTTTTTGTTGAGGCAAACATGAATTCTGAAAAGAAGGGCATTAGAGTAAATTTTAGAAGATTAAAGAAATTTGATTGTAAAGAGAAACAAATGCTAGTGGACAAAGCCAGGGAGGATTATAGTGAGAGTATTGACTGGTGCATCTCACTAATTTGTGACTACAGAGTTAGAATAGGTTGTGGTTCTTTCACGGGCTCTTTGCTTGAGTATTATGCTGCTGATATTAGTTACCCAGttaggaaagaaacaaaacaggatacTTTCAGGAACAAATTTCCAAAGCTGCATAATGAAGATGCCAGGGAACCGATGGCTGTAACTTCCCAGACCAAGAAAATGTCCTTCCAAAAAATTCTCCCTGACCGGATGAAGGCTGCTCGGGACCGAGCCAACAAGAACCTGGTGGACTTCattgtgaatgcaaagggaaCAGAGAACCATCTTCTGGCCATTATAAATGGCACAAAAGGATCCAGATGGCTGAAATCATTTTTGAATGCAAATAGGTTCACACCCTGTATTGAAACATACTTTGAGGATGAAGATCAGTTGGATGAAGTGGTGAAATATTTACAAGAAGTCTGCAATCAAGTAGATCAAATAATGCCAACTTGGATAAAAgatgataaaattaaatttatcctAGAAGTTCTTCTGCCAGAAGCAATTATTTGTTCAATTTCTGCTGTTGATGGGTTAGATTATGAGGCAGCTGAAGCAAAGTATCTAAAAGGACCATGTCTAGGCTACAGGGAAAGAGAATTATTTGAtgcaaaaataatatatgaaaagagACGAAAAGCACCAACAAATGAAGCTCACTAA